The following proteins are encoded in a genomic region of Alistipes shahii WAL 8301:
- the rd gene encoding rubredoxin, translated as MKKYRCVVCEWIYDPAVGDPDGGIAPGTPFEEIPDDWACPVCGVDKSNFEEVEE; from the coding sequence ATGAAAAAGTATCGTTGTGTAGTCTGCGAGTGGATCTACGATCCCGCAGTCGGCGATCCCGACGGAGGCATCGCCCCCGGAACGCCGTTCGAGGAGATTCCCGACGACTGGGCATGCCCGGTTTGCGGCGTCGACAAGAGCAATTTCGAAGAGGTCGAGGAATAG
- the ispD gene encoding 2-C-methyl-D-erythritol 4-phosphate cytidylyltransferase, which produces MERTGVIIVAGGSGSRAGGARPKQFRFLGGMPVLARTINTFAAALPGAEIVAVLPEQHIGFWKNLSARFDVAEHKIAAGGAERFHSVRNGLAALTSDPGLIAVQDGVRPLGSVAMIRRVAEAAAKHGAAIPVVEPVDSFRETDGEADAAGRAASHIVDRRLLRIVQTPQIFRAEVLRRAYESEYRAEFTDDASVVEAVGQAVCLAEGERENLKLTTPGDFVIAEALIAAREEAENEEGTTDAEHV; this is translated from the coding sequence ATGGAACGCACGGGAGTCATCATCGTAGCAGGGGGCAGCGGAAGCCGCGCAGGCGGCGCACGGCCCAAGCAGTTCCGGTTTCTGGGCGGCATGCCCGTACTGGCGCGCACGATCAACACGTTCGCCGCGGCGCTGCCCGGCGCCGAGATCGTGGCGGTACTTCCCGAACAGCACATCGGGTTCTGGAAAAACCTCTCGGCGCGTTTCGATGTCGCCGAACACAAAATCGCCGCGGGAGGCGCGGAGCGGTTCCACTCGGTGAGGAACGGATTGGCCGCGCTGACGTCCGACCCCGGGCTGATCGCCGTGCAGGACGGCGTGCGCCCGCTGGGGAGCGTCGCGATGATCCGCCGTGTGGCCGAAGCCGCCGCAAAACACGGGGCTGCGATTCCGGTCGTGGAGCCGGTGGATTCGTTCCGCGAAACGGACGGAGAGGCGGACGCCGCAGGGCGCGCTGCGTCGCACATCGTCGACCGCCGGCTTCTGCGCATCGTGCAGACCCCGCAAATCTTCCGCGCAGAGGTCCTGCGCCGCGCCTACGAGAGCGAATACCGCGCGGAGTTCACCGACGACGCTTCGGTGGTCGAGGCCGTCGGACAGGCGGTCTGCCTGGCGGAGGGCGAGCGCGAAAACCTCAAACTCACAACCCCCGGGGATTTCGTCATCGCCGAAGCGCTGATCGCCGCACGCGAAGAGGCCGAAAACGAAGAAGGGACTACCGATGCAGAGCACGTATAA
- the lpxK gene encoding tetraacyldisaccharide 4'-kinase, producing MLKCLLAPAAFLYKAGVTFRHRLFDWGILKSEKFDIPIICIGNITVGGTGKTPMAEMVIAYMSQMHNVALLSRGYGRRTKGYLEVRADSHYRDAGDEPLQIKLKFPDTVVAVCEKRSEGIRRICAEHPEVDLIVMDDGFQHRYVEPKINIVMIDATRPVQHDRMLPVGTLRDLPEELHRAHYFVVTKCPERMAPIDRRILRKVLIQVAYQRVYFTRFESFMPQPLYAEEASGEPLAQGRPVIALSGIGNPKPFVQTLRERYEVVAEMTLDDHHVYKVRDMNALAALLEKHPGAVIVTTEKDAVKMTNRAKIPARVRSNLYYLPINISFIEDSATDFLQKLEEDVRGN from the coding sequence ATGCTCAAATGCCTGCTCGCGCCTGCGGCCTTCCTCTATAAAGCGGGGGTGACGTTCCGTCACCGCCTCTTCGACTGGGGCATCCTCAAAAGCGAGAAGTTCGACATTCCGATCATCTGCATCGGCAACATCACCGTTGGCGGCACGGGCAAGACTCCGATGGCCGAAATGGTGATTGCCTACATGTCCCAGATGCACAATGTGGCGCTGCTTTCGCGCGGCTACGGACGCCGCACGAAGGGGTATCTTGAAGTTCGGGCCGATTCGCACTACCGCGACGCGGGCGACGAGCCGCTGCAAATCAAACTCAAGTTTCCCGATACGGTGGTCGCCGTCTGCGAGAAGCGTTCCGAAGGTATCCGCCGCATCTGCGCCGAGCATCCCGAGGTCGATCTGATCGTTATGGACGACGGCTTCCAGCACCGCTACGTGGAGCCGAAAATCAATATCGTGATGATCGACGCCACGCGGCCCGTCCAGCACGACAGGATGCTGCCCGTGGGGACGCTGCGGGACCTTCCGGAGGAGTTGCACCGCGCCCACTATTTCGTAGTCACGAAATGCCCCGAGCGGATGGCCCCGATCGACCGCCGCATTCTGCGCAAGGTGTTGATCCAGGTGGCCTACCAGCGGGTCTATTTCACGCGTTTCGAGAGTTTCATGCCCCAGCCTCTCTATGCCGAGGAGGCGTCCGGCGAGCCGCTGGCGCAGGGGCGGCCGGTGATCGCCCTTTCGGGCATCGGCAACCCGAAGCCCTTCGTGCAGACGCTCCGCGAACGTTACGAGGTCGTGGCCGAGATGACGCTCGACGACCACCATGTCTACAAAGTCCGCGACATGAACGCCCTCGCGGCGCTTCTGGAGAAGCATCCGGGCGCGGTAATTGTTACCACCGAGAAGGATGCCGTCAAGATGACCAACCGGGCGAAAATCCCCGCCCGGGTCCGCAGCAACCTGTACTATTTACCGATAAATATTTCATTCATAGAGGATTCGGCAACGGATTTTCTGCAAAAATTAGAAGAAGATGTTAGAGGAAATTAA
- a CDS encoding PH domain-containing protein: MQSTYKYRFDHSTIYWTLIYIIVFVLLGGLLYHLYEGGYLSAWFTSFIVALVALMSLSIPRKIVVSDETVEVRCLLDITEIRRDEIASVRRVDPKRMKWFLPIFGGCGFFGYYGHFIDLRRLDRVRLYASEWRNFVEITDIYEDRLYVSCADADRLVAELTPPGGNRPDEDAEEEA, translated from the coding sequence ATGCAGAGCACGTATAAATACCGCTTCGATCACAGCACGATCTACTGGACGCTGATTTACATCATCGTCTTCGTCCTGCTGGGCGGCCTGCTGTACCACCTGTACGAAGGGGGTTACCTCTCGGCGTGGTTCACCTCGTTCATCGTGGCGCTGGTGGCCCTGATGTCGCTGTCGATTCCCCGCAAGATCGTCGTGTCGGACGAGACGGTCGAAGTGCGCTGTCTGCTGGACATCACCGAAATACGCCGCGACGAAATCGCCTCGGTGCGCCGGGTGGACCCCAAACGCATGAAATGGTTTCTGCCGATCTTCGGCGGATGCGGGTTCTTCGGCTACTACGGACACTTCATCGACCTGCGGAGGCTGGACCGCGTGCGGCTCTACGCCTCGGAGTGGCGGAATTTCGTCGAGATCACGGACATCTACGAAGACCGGCTCTACGTCTCGTGCGCCGATGCCGACCGGCTGGTGGCCGAACTCACTCCGCCGGGCGGAAACCGCCCCGACGAAGATGCCGAGGAGGAGGCGTAA
- a CDS encoding single-stranded DNA-binding protein, which produces MVNKVILIGNVGLDPEVRTTEGGVKVARVRLATTERLFDRASNETKEHTEWHTITLWRGLADVVDRFVRKGSQIYIEGRLRTREWMDKDNNKRYTTEILADTMNLLGRRSDNPASDGAPAPSYGAQPQGASYGQQGGYQQQTPRPAAAPQPQPAAPSVPADDPDDLPF; this is translated from the coding sequence ATGGTAAATAAGGTTATATTGATCGGCAACGTGGGCCTCGATCCCGAGGTGCGTACGACCGAGGGCGGCGTGAAGGTCGCCCGCGTCCGTCTGGCGACGACGGAGCGTCTGTTCGACCGGGCGTCGAACGAGACGAAGGAACACACCGAGTGGCATACGATCACCTTGTGGCGCGGTCTTGCCGACGTGGTGGACCGTTTTGTCCGCAAAGGCTCGCAAATCTACATCGAGGGGCGCCTGCGCACCCGCGAATGGATGGACAAGGACAACAACAAACGCTATACGACCGAAATTCTGGCCGACACGATGAACCTCTTGGGGCGTCGCTCGGACAATCCCGCTTCGGACGGCGCTCCGGCTCCCTCCTACGGCGCACAGCCGCAGGGGGCTTCCTATGGCCAGCAGGGCGGTTATCAGCAGCAGACACCCCGTCCGGCAGCGGCTCCGCAGCCCCAGCCGGCGGCTCCTTCGGTCCCGGCCGACGATCCGGACGACCTGCCTTTTTGA
- a CDS encoding LytR/AlgR family response regulator transcription factor: MRAIIIEDEPLSVAELRTTLAEVAPQIEVVATASSVAEAAAVIAGVGHDLIFMDIHLGDGSGFDIFQRTEISVPVIFITAYDSYALKAFENKGIDYLLKPFGREDLQRAIDKLGLLSGGGSASAEHGAPTQTPPVYQERFLVHMGARMKSVTTAEIAYFMADGKYLHLVTHDGKDYIVDRTLTEVGEKLPPNLFFRINRRFIVAFDAIREMIRYSGSRIKVVLHPPLAEGEEAFVSTDRVPDFRQWLNR, from the coding sequence GTCGCGCCGCAGATCGAGGTCGTCGCCACGGCATCGTCGGTCGCGGAGGCCGCCGCTGTCATCGCCGGCGTCGGTCACGACCTGATTTTCATGGACATCCACCTCGGAGACGGCAGCGGGTTCGACATCTTCCAGCGCACGGAGATCTCCGTGCCGGTCATCTTCATCACGGCCTACGACTCCTATGCCCTGAAAGCCTTCGAAAACAAGGGCATCGACTACCTGCTGAAACCCTTCGGACGCGAGGATTTGCAGCGGGCGATCGACAAGCTGGGGCTTCTATCGGGGGGGGGAAGCGCGTCTGCGGAGCACGGAGCCCCGACGCAGACGCCACCGGTTTACCAGGAACGGTTCCTGGTACACATGGGCGCCCGGATGAAATCGGTCACCACGGCCGAGATCGCCTATTTCATGGCCGACGGCAAGTACCTCCACCTCGTGACCCACGACGGAAAAGACTACATCGTCGACCGCACGCTGACCGAAGTGGGCGAAAAACTGCCGCCGAACCTCTTTTTTCGGATCAACCGCCGTTTCATCGTCGCCTTCGACGCCATCCGGGAGATGATACGCTACTCGGGCAGCCGAATCAAGGTGGTGCTCCACCCGCCCCTCGCCGAAGGAGAGGAGGCGTTCGTCAGCACCGACCGCGTGCCCGATTTCAGGCAGTGGCTGAACCGGTAG
- a CDS encoding M23 family metallopeptidase produces the protein MNGLKITICALLLAAAGACNRTQGPAVEVEDAEEPHNMLYGINADDYRTETGEVGSGETLGKILNGFGVSALAVDRLDKASKEVFPLRNIRAGHKYTAFIHEDSLYAPHLDYLAYEISVTDYVVFGFHDDSVSVRKDAKAYTLRRTKKSAVINSSLWGAIMEQQLPYALAAELEDIYQWTVDFFGIQKGDDFTVIYDERFIDDTVSVGIGRIWGAKFSQGGKEYYAIPFRQGGKIQYWEADGASLRKQMLKAPLKYSRISSKFSYARKHPIYKVYRPHTGVDYAAPKGTPVHAVADGTVTFKGWGGGGGNTLKIKHAGNLMTGYLHLSGYAKGIVKGSRVSQGQLIGYVGSTGASTGPHLDYRVWKNGTPIDPLKIPSEPAEPIARENRALFEFVRDRITAELNGEVSPEEQITQLDSLVLPATVQTPDKQ, from the coding sequence ATGAACGGTCTGAAAATAACGATATGCGCCCTGCTGCTCGCAGCGGCAGGCGCCTGCAACCGGACCCAGGGTCCGGCGGTGGAAGTGGAGGACGCAGAGGAGCCTCACAACATGCTCTACGGCATCAATGCCGACGATTACCGCACCGAGACCGGGGAGGTCGGAAGCGGCGAAACGCTGGGGAAAATACTCAACGGATTCGGCGTGTCGGCCCTCGCGGTCGACCGGCTGGACAAAGCCTCGAAGGAGGTGTTCCCGCTGCGCAACATCCGCGCCGGGCACAAGTACACGGCCTTTATCCACGAGGATTCGCTCTACGCACCCCATCTCGACTACCTCGCCTATGAAATATCGGTCACCGACTACGTGGTCTTCGGATTCCACGACGACTCGGTCTCCGTGCGCAAGGACGCCAAGGCCTACACGCTGCGCCGCACGAAGAAAAGCGCCGTGATCAACTCCTCGCTCTGGGGCGCGATCATGGAGCAGCAGCTGCCCTACGCTCTGGCCGCCGAACTGGAGGACATCTACCAGTGGACGGTGGATTTCTTCGGCATCCAGAAGGGCGACGACTTCACGGTGATCTACGACGAGCGGTTCATCGACGACACGGTGTCGGTGGGCATCGGGCGCATCTGGGGCGCGAAGTTCTCGCAGGGCGGCAAGGAGTATTACGCCATCCCGTTCCGCCAGGGCGGCAAAATCCAGTACTGGGAGGCGGACGGCGCGAGCCTGCGCAAGCAGATGCTCAAGGCCCCGCTGAAATACTCGCGCATCAGTTCGAAATTCTCCTACGCCCGCAAACACCCGATCTACAAGGTCTACCGCCCGCACACGGGCGTCGACTACGCCGCGCCGAAAGGTACGCCCGTACACGCCGTGGCCGACGGCACGGTGACCTTCAAAGGCTGGGGCGGCGGAGGCGGCAACACGCTCAAGATCAAGCACGCCGGCAACCTGATGACGGGTTATCTCCACTTGAGCGGCTATGCCAAGGGCATCGTCAAAGGTTCGCGCGTGTCGCAGGGTCAGCTGATCGGCTACGTCGGTTCGACGGGCGCATCGACCGGCCCGCACCTCGATTACCGCGTCTGGAAGAACGGCACGCCGATCGACCCGCTGAAGATTCCGTCGGAACCCGCCGAGCCGATCGCCAGGGAGAACCGCGCGCTGTTCGAATTCGTCCGCGACCGCATCACGGCTGAACTCAACGGCGAAGTCAGCCCCGAGGAGCAGATCACGCAGCTCGATTCGCTCGTCCTGCCCGCAACCGTACAAACACCCGACAAACAATAA
- a CDS encoding purine-nucleoside phosphorylase — protein MLEEIKKTAAFVRTRTEDFAPEVGIILGTGLGDFADKIDARFIIEYKDVPGFPVSTVEGHKGRMIFGEIEGRRVVAMQGRFHYYEGYTMQQVTFPVRVMQQIGIKYLFVSNASGGINPSFRVGDLMVITDHINLMPNPLIGPNMAQLGPRFPDMHNCYDKSLIAAATKIAEEESIKLQYGVYVGGTGPTFETQAEYRYFKAIGGDAAGMSTVPEVIVARHMSIPVFGVSVITNCGLSDEVGDHEDVQRQGKKAGVRMELLFRRMIKNL, from the coding sequence ATGTTAGAGGAAATTAAGAAAACCGCCGCTTTCGTCAGAACCCGGACCGAGGATTTCGCGCCCGAAGTGGGGATCATACTCGGAACCGGACTGGGCGATTTCGCCGATAAGATCGACGCCCGGTTCATCATCGAATACAAGGACGTTCCCGGATTCCCCGTTTCGACGGTCGAGGGCCACAAGGGCCGCATGATCTTCGGAGAGATCGAAGGCCGCCGGGTCGTCGCCATGCAGGGCCGCTTCCACTACTACGAGGGCTACACGATGCAGCAGGTGACCTTCCCGGTGCGCGTGATGCAGCAGATCGGCATCAAATACCTCTTTGTGTCGAACGCTTCGGGCGGCATCAACCCGTCGTTCCGCGTGGGCGACCTGATGGTCATCACCGACCACATCAACCTGATGCCCAATCCGCTGATCGGTCCCAACATGGCCCAGCTCGGGCCGCGTTTCCCCGACATGCACAACTGCTACGACAAGTCGCTGATCGCCGCTGCCACGAAGATCGCCGAAGAGGAGTCGATCAAGCTCCAGTACGGCGTCTATGTCGGCGGCACGGGTCCCACGTTCGAGACGCAGGCCGAATACCGCTATTTCAAGGCCATCGGCGGCGACGCCGCGGGCATGTCGACCGTTCCCGAGGTGATCGTGGCGCGTCACATGTCGATTCCCGTCTTCGGCGTGTCGGTTATCACCAACTGCGGCCTTTCGGACGAGGTGGGCGATCACGAGGACGTGCAGCGTCAGGGCAAAAAGGCCGGCGTGCGCATGGAGCTTCTTTTCCGTCGAATGATTAAAAACCTGTAA